A portion of the Oryzias melastigma strain HK-1 linkage group LG1, ASM292280v2, whole genome shotgun sequence genome contains these proteins:
- the LOC112156934 gene encoding uncharacterized protein LOC112156934, which yields MAKKGLTVWFRNCSHENQPVFVLKIKGDLWKFLEKSRFRLTKNDSSDSHDLMIINVTYSDEGFYYCATEGKKVEDKDKINGKSWYNYSKVIRKVSISSNRPHNCTNDSHQNVDVCWNLLFSVCSVVSVLSALLSVLVYRICQKTVTSSQNSGTKQNTRNLTRQTQQDEDVCYAALEIQHSSLKPQRKRTTQASDFSTYSAVNKSQL from the exons ATGGCAAAAAAAGGACTGACTGTGTGGTTCAGAAATTGTTCCCACGAGAACCaacctgtttttgttcttaagATAAAGGGAGATCTCTGGAAATTCTTAGAGAAATCTCGGTTTAGATTGACAAAGAACGATTCCTCTGATTCTCACGACCTGATGATCATCAATGTCACCTATTCTGATGAAGGTTTCTACTACTGTGCCACTGAAGGAAAGAAGGTGGAAGACAAAGATAAAATTAATGGGAAGAGTTGGTATAATTACAGCaaggtcatcagaaaagtctcCATCT CTTCCAATAGGCCTCATAACTGCACTAACGACAGTCATCAGAATGTTGATGTTTGCTGGAATCTGCTCTTCTCTGTGTGTTCGGTTGTTTCTGTTCTCTCCGCTCTCCTCTCAGTTCTGGTTTACAGAATTTGTCAGAAAACAG TTACATCTTCTCAAAATTCTGGAacgaaacaaaacacaagaaatctGACAAGACAAACTCAACAG GATGAGGATGTGTGCTATGCTGCCCTGGAAATCCAACATTCATCACTAAAACCACAGAGGAAGAGGACAACTCAGGCTTCAGACTTTAGCACATATTCTGCTGTCAATAAATCTCAGCTGTAG
- the LOC112157474 gene encoding uncharacterized protein LOC112157474, with protein MDSLHIILPLLWGAVSCSFDWTSASVSEVTVRHGDNITLYCDCRITHGGPIVWFRNCFHENHPVLVLNATDYKRNWEKTQFRFPKNISSDSYDLTIINVTYSDEGFYYCGTREMKLEDKEHIGVKIWFKYSNIIRKISISYNRRHASTSTSTSQENFTVCWTLLFSVCPALSVLSAFLSVLVYRICKKTAKSSQNADKKQNTRDLMRQTQPQDEDVNYAALEVQHSSLKPQRKRTTQTSDFGIYSAVNTSPL; from the exons ATGGATTCTCTGCACATCATTCTGCCTTTGCTCTGGG GAGCAGTTTCCTGCAGTTTTGATTGGACTTCTGCATCAGTGTCTGAGGTGACAGTCAGACATGGAGACAACATCACTCTCTATTGTGACTGCAGAATAACACACGGAGGACCGATTGTGTGGTTCAGAAACTGTTTCCACGAGAACCACCCTGTTCTTGTTCTAAATGCAACTGATTACAAGCGAAACTGGGAAAAAACTCAGTTTAGATTCCCAAAGAACATTTCCTCTGATTCTTACGACCTGACGATCATCAATGTCACCTATTCTGATGAAGGTTTCTACTACTGTGGAACCAGAGAAATGAAGCTGGAAGACAAAGAACACATTGGTGTGAAGATCTGGTTTAAATACAGCAACATCATAAGAAAAATCTCCATCT CTTACAACAGACGTCATgccagtaccagtaccagtaccagtcAGGAGAACTTCACCGTGTGCTGGACGCTGCTCTTCTCTGTGTGTCCGGCTCTTTCTGTTCTCTCCGCATTCCTCTCAGTTCTGGTTTACAGGATTTGTAAGAAAACAG CAAAATCTTCTCAAAATGCAgataagaaacaaaacacaagagatCTGATGAGACAGACCCAACCACAG GATGAGGATGTGAACTACGCTGCCCTGGAAGTCCAACATTCATCACTGAAACCACAGAGGAAGAGGACAACTCAGACTTCTGATTTTGGCATATATTCTGCTGTCAATACATCTCCGCTGTAG